In one Gemmatimonadota bacterium genomic region, the following are encoded:
- a CDS encoding serine/threonine-protein kinase — protein sequence MSTRCPACGTLYGGEAKFCTKDGTRLIPFGPPPVAPPTAAPGADARVTAPRAPTPEIGQRPVLTHANLAGQVLEGRYRIVKKIGEGGMSYVYLAHDVSTNERYAIKVLSPALSTDENAMARLRREAALGIRLAHPNVCHIVRMGETEDRLVYVVMPFVEGEILADRNNRIGLLPLPMVVTFISQIASGLQVAHELKIIHRDLKPENIMVCTRADGTEYAVVMDFGLAKERKAGGELEKLTATGIILGTPEFMSPEQLRGKPLDARTDIYSLALMTYEMLTGKLPFEGRTQQEMMIARLRNDPIPLRERRPGMDFPDAVERVLLKGMARNADDRYARSVEFAEALEAAANGGVGVLDRLFGR from the coding sequence ATGAGCACGCGGTGCCCGGCGTGCGGCACCTTGTATGGCGGCGAGGCGAAGTTCTGCACCAAAGATGGCACGCGGCTCATACCGTTTGGTCCACCGCCCGTGGCGCCGCCGACCGCCGCTCCAGGTGCTGATGCGCGTGTGACGGCGCCTCGCGCGCCAACACCGGAGATCGGCCAGCGGCCGGTGCTGACGCACGCGAATCTCGCGGGGCAGGTGCTCGAGGGTCGCTACCGCATTGTCAAGAAAATTGGCGAGGGCGGTATGTCGTATGTGTATCTCGCCCATGACGTGAGCACCAACGAACGCTACGCGATCAAAGTGCTGTCGCCCGCGCTCTCGACCGATGAAAATGCCATGGCGCGCCTGCGACGTGAGGCGGCGCTTGGGATTCGGTTGGCGCACCCCAACGTGTGCCACATCGTGCGAATGGGCGAGACCGAAGATCGGCTGGTGTATGTCGTGATGCCGTTCGTGGAAGGCGAGATCCTCGCCGACCGCAACAACCGGATCGGCTTGCTGCCGTTACCCATGGTGGTGACGTTCATCTCGCAGATTGCCAGCGGCCTGCAGGTGGCGCATGAGCTCAAGATCATTCATCGCGATCTCAAGCCAGAGAACATCATGGTGTGTACGCGCGCTGACGGCACGGAGTACGCCGTGGTGATGGACTTCGGGCTCGCCAAGGAACGCAAAGCCGGGGGCGAACTCGAGAAACTCACGGCCACTGGAATCATTCTTGGCACACCGGAGTTTATGAGTCCTGAGCAGCTGCGCGGCAAGCCACTCGACGCACGCACGGACATCTACTCGCTCGCGCTGATGACGTACGAAATGCTCACGGGCAAGCTGCCCTTTGAGGGACGCACGCAACAGGAGATGATGATCGCGCGCTTGCGCAACGATCCGATTCCGCTCCGCGAGCGCCGTCCGGGCATGGATTTCCCCGACGCGGTGGAACGGGTGCTCCTTAAGGGTATGGCTCGGAATGCCGATGATCGGTACGCGCGGAGCGTGGAGTTTGCCGAGGCGCTCGAGGCTGCCGCCAACGGCGGGGTTGGCGTGCTCGATCGGCTGTTCGGCCGATGA
- a CDS encoding M1 family metallopeptidase, whose product MIRALFGALVMAWSAPVAAQQRAFDVLDYNITLDLPDAGKTIDGVAVLSVRRVLRADTLVLDLLDLRVRTVRVGAASVAFVQTEGHVRIPLSGAVGDTLLVTVSYSGVPVDGLIIGTDSAGRWMAFGDNWPNRARHWIPSVDHPSDKATVTWTVRAPSALRVVANGQLLEETPLPQPRDPDGSSGRSMARTLTRWREAQPIATYLMVIAAAPLARYDLGPTACGLAEIGGCVPQSVYVAPEQRAILPGEFARAGDIVTYFGRLVGPFGYEKLAHLQSSTRFGGMENASAIFYADAIFRRRGADVGLIAHETAHQWFGDLVTEREWAHVWLSEGFATYFAALYRGHAFGDSARVGDMRRTRAEIVAAPEVVVRPVIDTAQTDLLALLNTNSYQKGGWVLHMLRGIVGDSAFFGGIRDYVAAHRHGTALTDDLRLAVERRAGVPLAWFFDQWLRRPGFAELTASWRYDAAAHRVVLDVRQSERFGAVRAPLTVAVTDAAGTVHRVTVQLPADRSTQFVLDLPLSAPPKALLLDPDVSLLATIRLP is encoded by the coding sequence GTGATACGCGCGCTTTTCGGTGCGCTCGTGATGGCGTGGAGTGCACCGGTGGCAGCACAGCAGCGGGCCTTCGACGTGCTCGACTACAACATCACGCTCGATTTACCCGATGCGGGCAAGACCATTGACGGCGTGGCCGTGCTGTCCGTGCGGCGCGTGCTGCGGGCCGACACACTCGTGCTCGACTTGCTCGATCTCCGCGTGCGCACAGTGCGGGTCGGTGCGGCGTCGGTTGCTTTTGTGCAGACCGAAGGCCACGTACGCATTCCGCTGAGCGGCGCCGTCGGGGACACACTGCTCGTGACGGTCTCGTACAGCGGCGTGCCGGTCGACGGCTTGATCATTGGTACCGATAGTGCAGGACGCTGGATGGCCTTTGGCGACAACTGGCCGAATCGCGCGCGCCACTGGATTCCGTCGGTCGATCATCCGTCGGACAAAGCGACGGTCACCTGGACGGTGCGCGCTCCGTCCGCGTTGCGCGTGGTGGCCAACGGACAGCTCCTCGAAGAAACGCCGCTGCCGCAGCCGCGCGATCCCGACGGGTCGTCGGGTCGATCGATGGCACGCACGCTCACGCGGTGGCGCGAAGCACAGCCGATTGCCACGTACCTGATGGTGATCGCGGCGGCACCGCTGGCCCGCTACGATCTGGGCCCCACGGCATGCGGCCTCGCTGAGATCGGTGGTTGCGTGCCCCAAAGCGTGTACGTGGCTCCGGAGCAACGCGCCATTCTGCCGGGTGAGTTTGCTCGCGCCGGCGATATTGTGACGTACTTCGGTCGGCTGGTGGGTCCGTTTGGCTACGAGAAACTCGCGCATCTCCAGAGTAGCACGCGGTTCGGCGGCATGGAGAACGCGAGTGCCATCTTCTATGCTGATGCCATCTTCCGCCGCCGCGGCGCCGACGTGGGACTCATTGCACACGAGACCGCGCATCAGTGGTTCGGCGACCTCGTGACGGAGCGCGAGTGGGCGCACGTCTGGCTCTCCGAAGGATTCGCCACGTATTTCGCGGCGCTGTACCGCGGGCATGCGTTTGGTGACTCCGCGCGGGTCGGCGATATGCGCCGGACGCGTGCGGAGATCGTTGCCGCGCCCGAAGTGGTCGTCCGTCCAGTGATCGACACCGCGCAAACCGATCTCTTGGCGTTGCTCAACACCAACAGCTACCAAAAGGGCGGCTGGGTGCTGCACATGTTGCGCGGTATCGTCGGCGACAGTGCCTTCTTTGGCGGCATTCGTGACTACGTCGCCGCGCACCGGCACGGCACGGCACTCACCGACGACCTCCGCCTCGCGGTCGAGCGCCGAGCAGGCGTGCCGCTGGCGTGGTTCTTTGATCAGTGGCTGCGGCGTCCCGGGTTCGCCGAACTCACGGCGAGTTGGCGGTACGATGCCGCCGCTCACCGCGTGGTACTCGACGTGCGTCAGAGCGAGCGGTTCGGCGCTGTCCGTGCGCCGTTGACGGTGGCGGTGACCGATGCCGCTGGGACCGTGCATCGCGTGACCGTGCAGCTGCCTGCCGATCGCTCCACACAGTTCGTGCTCGACCTTCCGCTCTCGGCGCCGCCGAAGGCGCTGCTGCTCGATCCGGACGTATCGCTGCTCGCCACCATCCGCCTTCCATGA
- a CDS encoding alpha/beta hydrolase, translating to MRRSRSFRALLASLLTRWLVKNRLSLTIDINVWRARLQQRAESVRSLPVGTRVTDVDELGVCGEWIVPPSAISGRVIYYLHGGGFIGCSPSTHRGMVARMAAESQASAFVLKYRLAPEHPYPAATDDALAGWGWLLNSGVDPASTVIGGDSAGGNLTLSLLLALRDAGGPLPAGAVVLSPWTDLTNSVPSRISNNVADDMLKAEFCAPVSEMYRAGADPRDPLVSPLFGDYAGMPPLLVHVSDTEILLDDSLQVVDKARAAGVHVELAVWSRLPHVWHITAPFVPEAREAIAQIGAFVKRTLTATPAGV from the coding sequence ATGAGACGGTCACGGTCGTTCCGCGCGCTTCTGGCCTCGCTGCTCACGCGCTGGCTCGTGAAAAATCGTCTCAGCCTGACGATCGACATCAACGTGTGGCGCGCGCGCCTGCAACAGCGTGCGGAATCGGTTCGCTCACTCCCCGTCGGCACGCGCGTCACCGACGTAGACGAACTTGGAGTGTGCGGGGAATGGATTGTACCGCCCAGTGCGATTTCAGGACGTGTGATCTACTACCTCCACGGCGGCGGCTTCATTGGTTGCTCGCCGTCCACGCACCGGGGAATGGTCGCGCGCATGGCGGCGGAGTCGCAGGCGAGTGCCTTTGTGCTCAAGTATCGCCTGGCGCCAGAGCATCCGTATCCGGCGGCCACCGACGATGCGCTCGCGGGATGGGGCTGGCTGCTCAACAGCGGCGTCGATCCGGCTTCAACAGTCATCGGCGGTGATTCCGCGGGGGGCAACCTCACGCTGTCGTTGCTACTCGCACTGCGCGACGCCGGCGGGCCGCTGCCAGCGGGTGCCGTTGTGCTTTCGCCCTGGACTGATCTCACCAACTCCGTTCCCTCGCGCATCAGCAACAATGTGGCGGATGACATGCTCAAGGCCGAATTCTGCGCGCCGGTGAGTGAGATGTATCGCGCGGGCGCTGACCCACGGGATCCGTTGGTCTCGCCGCTCTTCGGTGACTATGCTGGGATGCCACCGCTCCTCGTCCATGTGAGCGATACTGAAATTTTGCTCGACGATTCGCTGCAGGTGGTCGATAAGGCGCGGGCCGCCGGCGTGCACGTCGAACTCGCGGTGTGGTCGCGTTTGCCGCACGTGTGGCACATTACCGCGCCGTTTGTGCCGGAGGCACGAGAGGCGATTGCGCAGATTGGCGCGTTCGTCAAGCGCACGCTGACGGCCACTCCAGCCGGCGTATAG
- a CDS encoding saccharopine dehydrogenase NADP-binding domain-containing protein: MRMLVLGAGLQGSACAFDLLQQPSVTEVRLADRPGAPWPEFLAPYANDKRLVRVDLDAKDSAAVAAAMHGMTAAMCALPYYFNLDMTRAAIAAGVHFSDLGGNTEIVNQQKALAGEAAAKGVSVIPDCGLAPGMVNILAQLGISRCDSVSKVKIFVGGLPQAPEGPLKYQIVYSLEGVLDYYTTLSWVVRDGKQMQVKALSEIEPVKFDAPVGELEAFHTAGGLSTMAARYEGKIPTMEYKTLRYPGHAHIMEAVRELGLLELEPINVKGQMVSPRDVAVATMGPRLKKPRGKDLVALRVVVDGIKNGKAVSHEWELVDRFDESRRITAMERTTGFSLAITGLMQAEKAAGPVGVHTPDECMPGERYIAELAKRGIMIRERTA, translated from the coding sequence ATGCGCATGCTTGTGCTCGGCGCCGGACTCCAAGGGTCCGCGTGCGCCTTTGATCTCCTGCAGCAGCCGTCCGTCACCGAAGTACGCCTGGCTGATCGACCCGGTGCGCCGTGGCCCGAGTTCTTGGCGCCGTATGCCAACGATAAACGCCTCGTCCGTGTTGATCTCGACGCCAAAGACAGCGCCGCCGTTGCTGCCGCGATGCACGGCATGACCGCGGCGATGTGCGCGCTCCCGTACTACTTCAATCTCGACATGACCCGCGCGGCGATCGCCGCTGGTGTGCACTTCTCCGATCTGGGCGGCAACACGGAGATTGTGAACCAACAGAAGGCGCTCGCTGGTGAGGCCGCCGCGAAAGGCGTCAGCGTCATTCCGGATTGCGGGCTCGCACCTGGAATGGTGAACATCCTGGCACAGCTCGGCATTTCACGCTGCGATTCGGTGAGCAAGGTCAAAATCTTCGTCGGCGGCCTGCCGCAGGCGCCGGAAGGGCCGCTCAAGTACCAGATCGTGTATTCACTCGAAGGGGTGCTCGACTACTACACGACCCTCTCGTGGGTCGTGCGCGACGGCAAACAGATGCAGGTGAAGGCGCTGTCGGAGATCGAGCCCGTAAAGTTCGACGCCCCCGTGGGCGAGCTCGAAGCGTTCCATACCGCCGGCGGCCTCTCCACGATGGCCGCGCGCTACGAAGGCAAGATCCCGACGATGGAATACAAGACGCTGCGGTACCCGGGACACGCGCACATTATGGAAGCGGTGCGCGAGTTGGGGCTGCTTGAGCTTGAGCCAATCAATGTGAAGGGGCAGATGGTGTCCCCCCGTGATGTGGCGGTGGCGACGATGGGTCCGCGCCTCAAGAAGCCGCGCGGTAAGGATCTCGTGGCGCTACGCGTGGTGGTGGACGGCATCAAGAATGGAAAAGCCGTGTCGCACGAGTGGGAACTCGTCGATCGCTTTGACGAGTCCCGCCGCATTACTGCGATGGAGCGTACCACGGGCTTCTCGCTCGCCATCACGGGACTGATGCAAGCCGAAAAGGCCGCGGGCCCTGTGGGCGTGCACACGCCGGACGAATGTATGCCGGGCGAACGCTACATCGCCGAACTCGCCAAGCGCGGCATCATGATTCGCGAACGCACGGCGTAA
- the dacB gene encoding D-alanyl-D-alanine carboxypeptidase/D-alanyl-D-alanine-endopeptidase yields MLLSLLVSALLPVTAPQAVQPYAAMRASVAAELPRSRAVGKKRVKAAVPKARRTVRVAGASAAVAAGAATGEIHFTSPTGRAALALDLGAMLDRVMRGGNWGVLVVSLTGGDTLFGRNPDAMLLPASTMKLFTSSLALDRFGASGRFETEVMRSGAIGSDGVLRGDLVLKGAGDPTLGGKPVDGAEPPMTVLARQIAAAGVRRVSGGIIGDASAFEERHVPDGWKKRYLGASYAARVSALSFNENKITVVVRPEGARAEISFLPAVTGVPVENSVEVVRGSRGSRLHIRQDSSGRFAVVGWIGAQSPARDLQYVLEAPEMFASGALRAALAGVGVVVDGPVRMGPTPAGAARVASLPSPPLEKIVTQMNGESNNHFAELLFRNVARSAGGAGSAENGNIFLHRFLTEKVSVAPQTVFAADGSGLSTLDRVTPRAMVQLLGYAKRAPWGPVFEASLPVAGETETLRRRMKYTPAKGNLHAKTGTTNDVASLGGYVTARNGEQLVFSFIYNGADRWRAKSAMDAMGATLAGFTR; encoded by the coding sequence GTGCTTCTTTCTCTCCTCGTCTCTGCGCTGTTGCCCGTCACCGCCCCGCAGGCGGTGCAGCCGTACGCTGCGATGCGTGCCTCCGTCGCCGCCGAGCTGCCGCGGAGCCGTGCGGTCGGGAAGAAACGTGTGAAGGCCGCCGTGCCCAAGGCACGGCGCACGGTTCGCGTTGCGGGCGCATCGGCTGCCGTGGCTGCTGGAGCGGCCACCGGGGAGATCCACTTTACCTCCCCGACCGGCCGTGCGGCACTCGCGCTTGATCTGGGCGCGATGCTCGACCGTGTGATGCGCGGAGGCAACTGGGGAGTGCTCGTCGTCTCGCTCACTGGGGGCGACACGCTCTTTGGACGTAATCCGGATGCGATGCTGCTGCCGGCCTCCACCATGAAGCTCTTTACCTCCTCGCTGGCGCTGGACCGCTTTGGCGCGTCGGGGCGTTTTGAGACGGAAGTCATGCGCTCGGGCGCGATTGGATCCGACGGTGTGCTACGCGGCGATCTCGTGCTCAAAGGCGCTGGCGATCCAACGTTGGGCGGCAAACCCGTTGACGGCGCAGAGCCGCCGATGACCGTGCTCGCGCGGCAGATTGCCGCCGCCGGCGTGCGCCGTGTGAGCGGTGGGATCATTGGAGACGCCTCCGCCTTTGAAGAACGCCACGTTCCTGACGGGTGGAAGAAGCGCTACCTCGGTGCCTCCTACGCGGCGCGCGTATCGGCGCTGTCGTTCAATGAAAACAAAATCACCGTCGTCGTGCGCCCAGAGGGTGCACGCGCAGAAATCTCGTTTCTGCCGGCTGTGACTGGTGTTCCGGTAGAGAATTCAGTGGAGGTCGTGCGCGGTAGCCGCGGCAGTCGCCTTCACATCCGCCAAGATTCATCTGGACGCTTTGCCGTGGTGGGCTGGATCGGCGCACAAAGCCCGGCGCGCGACCTCCAATACGTGCTTGAAGCGCCGGAAATGTTCGCGAGCGGCGCCCTGCGCGCCGCACTGGCTGGTGTCGGCGTCGTCGTCGACGGCCCCGTCCGCATGGGCCCCACGCCCGCCGGCGCCGCACGCGTCGCGTCACTGCCGTCGCCGCCGTTGGAGAAAATCGTCACGCAAATGAACGGTGAGAGCAACAACCACTTTGCCGAGCTGCTGTTCCGCAACGTCGCGCGCAGCGCTGGCGGGGCCGGCTCAGCGGAGAACGGCAATATCTTTTTGCACCGTTTTCTCACCGAGAAGGTGAGTGTTGCGCCGCAAACCGTGTTCGCCGCCGACGGCAGCGGCCTCTCTACCCTCGACCGCGTTACGCCGCGCGCGATGGTGCAACTGCTCGGCTACGCCAAGCGTGCGCCCTGGGGGCCGGTGTTTGAAGCCTCGTTGCCGGTGGCTGGCGAAACGGAAACGCTGCGTCGGCGCATGAAGTACACGCCCGCCAAGGGAAACTTGCACGCCAAGACCGGCACCACGAACGACGTTGCCTCACTCGGCGGCTACGTCACGGCGCGCAACGGTGAGCAGTTGGTGTTCTCGTTCATTTACAACGGGGCTGATCGCTGGCGCGCCAAGAGCGCCATGGATGCCATGGGCGCCACGCTCGCGGGCTTCACGCGATAA
- a CDS encoding DUF5009 domain-containing protein produces MSLEPRRERLVALDVFRGMTVASMLLVNNPGTWGAIYPPLEHADWNGWTPTDLIFPFFLFIAGITTHLSLSSRRAQGADEGALQRQIVRRGAMIVLFGLLLGAFPFYQLDRWVHLRIPGVLQRIGVAYALSALITMRGTLKQQVMVLVALLYGYWFAMTLLPVPGADGGIGANLLNAPSRTLAAWLDRFLLDGHLWVTSKTWDPEGPFSTLPAIGTAMLGVFTGRWIGSDRPLTERLNGLFAAGALAVVAGLMWHWSFPINKSLWTSSYVLFTAGMACVAIATISWIIDVQRVTWWTRPFVIYGVNPIIAFVGSGAMARLIYSLWKVEYQGKTVSVQSVVYETMFHSWLEPQNASLAFALTFVLFWYAILWALWRKNIIFKV; encoded by the coding sequence GTGAGCCTGGAACCCCGTCGCGAGCGGCTCGTGGCGCTCGATGTTTTTCGAGGCATGACTGTCGCGTCCATGTTGCTGGTCAACAATCCGGGCACGTGGGGCGCCATCTATCCGCCGCTCGAGCACGCAGACTGGAACGGGTGGACCCCCACCGATCTCATTTTCCCATTTTTTCTCTTTATTGCCGGCATCACGACGCATCTGTCATTGTCGTCCCGCCGAGCGCAGGGCGCCGATGAAGGGGCGCTCCAGCGCCAGATTGTACGCCGCGGCGCGATGATCGTGCTTTTTGGGCTCCTGCTGGGCGCCTTTCCGTTTTACCAGCTCGATCGGTGGGTACACCTGCGGATCCCCGGGGTGCTCCAGCGGATCGGTGTGGCGTACGCACTTTCGGCATTGATCACCATGCGGGGGACGCTCAAACAGCAGGTGATGGTGTTGGTGGCGCTGCTGTACGGCTACTGGTTTGCCATGACCCTGCTCCCCGTGCCTGGGGCAGACGGTGGGATTGGCGCCAATCTGCTCAATGCCCCCTCTCGTACGCTTGCGGCCTGGCTCGACCGGTTCCTGCTCGACGGCCACCTCTGGGTGACCAGCAAGACCTGGGACCCTGAGGGCCCCTTCTCCACCCTCCCAGCCATCGGCACAGCCATGCTGGGCGTATTTACTGGGCGTTGGATTGGGAGCGACCGCCCACTGACCGAGCGGCTCAACGGCCTATTTGCCGCCGGCGCGCTCGCAGTGGTGGCCGGTTTGATGTGGCATTGGTCGTTTCCGATCAACAAGAGCCTCTGGACCAGTTCGTACGTGCTATTCACGGCCGGAATGGCCTGTGTGGCCATTGCGACGATTTCTTGGATAATTGACGTTCAACGTGTTACGTGGTGGACCCGTCCGTTCGTCATCTATGGAGTGAACCCGATCATCGCCTTTGTGGGCTCTGGGGCGATGGCGCGGCTTATCTATTCCCTGTGGAAGGTCGAATATCAGGGAAAGACCGTGTCGGTGCAGTCTGTGGTGTATGAGACCATGTTCCATTCGTGGCTCGAACCGCAGAATGCGTCGTTGGCTTTTGCGCTCACGTTCGTGCTGTTCTGGTACGCCATTCTGTGGGCGCTCTGGCGCAAAAATATCATCTTCAAAGTTTGA
- a CDS encoding cytochrome c oxidase assembly protein, with protein MPIVYLLLHPAARLSWQDFSVHWSTVIGLAALQVLYEWRLRVHARGGASADETAGPSVGRRASFTLGLLVMFVTLNGPLHDLSDYYLFSAHMVQHLILALMVPPLLLYGTPGWMLRPALDLPGVRTIATRVSGGRAAFAIFNLTMAFWHLPPMYNTAMTYHPVHIAQHLTMLISATIMWWPLLSPLPELPRLSFPGQMLYSFLMTIPMSVVAVYITMADHTLYPAYSAAPRIWGFTPLADQQLGGLIMWIPGGLFFVGVASFVFFKWSASGADSEKGAQVRT; from the coding sequence ATGCCAATCGTGTACCTCCTGCTGCACCCCGCCGCGCGCCTGAGTTGGCAGGACTTTAGCGTGCACTGGAGCACCGTCATCGGACTGGCGGCGCTACAGGTGCTGTACGAGTGGCGGTTGCGCGTGCACGCCCGCGGTGGCGCGAGCGCGGACGAGACCGCTGGTCCGTCGGTGGGACGCCGTGCGTCGTTCACGCTTGGGCTGCTGGTGATGTTTGTGACGCTGAATGGTCCGCTCCACGACCTCAGCGACTATTACCTGTTCAGTGCGCATATGGTGCAGCACCTGATTCTCGCTCTCATGGTGCCTCCGCTCCTGCTCTACGGGACGCCGGGCTGGATGCTGCGGCCGGCGCTCGACCTGCCGGGGGTGCGCACCATCGCGACGCGTGTAAGCGGCGGGCGAGCCGCGTTCGCCATTTTCAATTTGACAATGGCGTTCTGGCATCTGCCACCGATGTACAACACGGCGATGACCTACCATCCCGTGCACATCGCGCAGCACCTCACGATGCTCATCTCGGCGACCATTATGTGGTGGCCGCTGCTCAGTCCGTTGCCGGAGCTGCCGCGCCTCTCGTTTCCGGGGCAAATGCTCTACAGTTTTCTGATGACCATTCCGATGTCGGTGGTGGCCGTGTACATCACGATGGCCGACCACACGCTCTACCCGGCGTACAGCGCGGCCCCGCGCATTTGGGGCTTCACGCCGCTGGCGGATCAGCAGTTGGGCGGACTGATTATGTGGATTCCGGGCGGTCTGTTTTTTGTTGGCGTCGCGTCGTTCGTGTTCTTTAAGTGGTCGGCGAGTGGCGCCGATTCCGAAAAAGGCGCGCAGGTTCGGACTTGA
- a CDS encoding cytochrome C oxidase subunit IV family protein — MTDREHADHAHEHPTWKQYKWVALILTLITVVEVWVYYTPFKDSPLFVPTLLIMSAVKFAIVVLFYMHLRYDHKLFKALFTGPLIIAICTLTALMFLFGKFSL; from the coding sequence ATGACCGACCGCGAACACGCCGACCACGCGCACGAGCATCCCACGTGGAAGCAGTACAAGTGGGTGGCGCTCATCCTCACGCTCATCACGGTGGTGGAAGTGTGGGTGTACTACACGCCGTTCAAGGACTCCCCGCTGTTTGTCCCGACGCTGCTCATCATGTCGGCGGTGAAGTTCGCGATCGTCGTGCTGTTTTACATGCACCTGCGCTACGACCACAAGCTCTTCAAGGCGCTCTTCACCGGGCCGCTGATCATCGCCATTTGCACGCTGACGGCGCTGATGTTCCTGTTTGGAAAGTTCTCCCTGTAA
- a CDS encoding cytochrome c oxidase subunit 3: MANAHAAESAHEHVHYTTTGLDHKKIAIWAFIGSECMLFIALISTYLIYKGRSVVGPFPHEAWTSPSGQLFAPILNIPVTSASTFVLLMSSLFMVLALEAVENKDNPAYANNIRGNSKFWLMATAIAGATFLGFQAYEFTSFVHEGLTIRTNLFGSSFFTLTGFHGAHVTVGVLWILTLFAMDYSRGLTKKDTVLVDICALYWHFVDVVWIAIFTLVYLIK, translated from the coding sequence GTGGCTAACGCTCACGCTGCAGAATCCGCGCACGAACACGTGCACTACACGACGACCGGCCTCGATCACAAGAAGATTGCGATCTGGGCGTTTATCGGCTCGGAGTGCATGCTGTTCATTGCGCTCATTTCCACGTACCTGATTTACAAGGGGCGCTCCGTGGTCGGCCCCTTCCCGCACGAGGCGTGGACGAGCCCGTCGGGACAGCTGTTCGCACCTATCCTGAACATCCCGGTCACCTCGGCCTCGACGTTCGTGCTCCTGATGTCCTCACTCTTCATGGTGCTCGCGCTCGAAGCCGTGGAGAACAAGGACAATCCGGCGTATGCCAACAACATCCGCGGCAACTCCAAGTTCTGGCTGATGGCCACGGCCATTGCCGGCGCGACATTCCTCGGTTTTCAGGCGTACGAGTTCACGTCGTTCGTGCACGAGGGGCTCACGATCCGTACGAACTTGTTTGGCTCGTCGTTCTTTACGCTCACCGGCTTCCACGGCGCCCACGTCACCGTTGGCGTGCTCTGGATCCTGACGTTGTTCGCGATGGACTATTCGCGTGGCCTCACGAAGAAAGACACCGTGCTGGTGGACATCTGCGCGCTGTACTGGCACTTCGTGGACGTCGTCTGGATCGCGATCTTCACGCTCGTTTACCTTATCAAGTAG